One Candidatus Rokuibacteriota bacterium genomic region harbors:
- a CDS encoding FAD-dependent oxidoreductase → MPDRQVVILGAGFGGLYAALHLERALRRERSVRIVLLDKENYHLFVPMLHEITSGGVEPRHVVRPLRPLFRKTRVDFRRAEVRSIDLEGRRVLTDHGELAYDDLVIALGSTTNFFGVEGVEAKTFTFKTLKDAVRLRNHLLEMFERADLEPDPKARRRLLTFCLVGAGCTGVELATELQDLIQKTLHPNDPRLDGREVRLVLPEASGRIIPCVSNRLAWRGLDKLRRKGIEVRLHAPVIAVSPGAVTLADGKVLLTETVVWT, encoded by the coding sequence ATGCCCGATAGGCAGGTCGTCATCCTCGGGGCCGGCTTTGGCGGGCTCTACGCGGCGCTCCATCTCGAAAGGGCGCTGCGTCGAGAGCGGTCCGTCCGGATCGTGCTCCTCGACAAGGAGAACTATCACCTGTTCGTTCCGATGCTCCATGAAATCACCTCGGGGGGCGTCGAGCCCCGCCATGTGGTCAGGCCACTCCGCCCGCTCTTCCGGAAGACGCGCGTGGACTTTCGGAGAGCCGAGGTCCGGTCGATCGACCTGGAGGGGCGAAGGGTTCTGACCGATCACGGCGAGCTGGCGTACGACGACCTCGTCATCGCCCTGGGGAGCACGACCAACTTCTTCGGCGTCGAGGGGGTAGAGGCAAAGACCTTCACTTTCAAAACCCTCAAAGACGCCGTGAGGCTCCGCAACCATCTCCTGGAGATGTTCGAGCGGGCCGACCTCGAGCCGGATCCCAAGGCGCGGCGACGGCTCCTCACCTTCTGCCTCGTGGGGGCCGGCTGCACGGGCGTGGAGCTGGCGACCGAGCTCCAGGACCTCATCCAGAAGACGCTGCACCCGAATGACCCGCGCCTCGATGGGCGCGAAGTGCGTCTCGTTCTGCCCGAGGCGTCGGGAAGGATTATCCCCTGCGTCAGCAACCGGTTGGCCTGGCGGGGATTGGACAAGCTCCGGCGCAAGGGAATCGAGGTCCGACTGCACGCGCCCGTGATTGCGGTGAGCCCGGGCGCGGTCACCTTGGCCGATGGCAAGGTGCTCCTCACCGAGACCGTCGTCTGGAC
- a CDS encoding ferredoxin family protein — MAYVIAEPCIDVKDKACVEVCPVDCIYEGPNQLFIHPDECIDCGACEPVCPVKAIFAEDETPEQWKHFIALNKQFFVANPGVQAATKN; from the coding sequence GAGCCGTGCATCGACGTCAAGGACAAGGCCTGCGTCGAGGTCTGCCCGGTGGACTGCATCTACGAGGGGCCGAACCAGCTCTTCATCCACCCCGACGAGTGTATCGACTGCGGGGCCTGCGAGCCCGTCTGCCCGGTGAAGGCGATCTTCGCCGAGGACGAGACCCCGGAGCAGTGGAAACACTTCATCGCGCTGAACAAGCAGTTCTTCGTGGCCAACCCCGGGGTCCAGGCCGCCACGAAGAACTGA